From the genome of Triticum aestivum cultivar Chinese Spring chromosome 3B, IWGSC CS RefSeq v2.1, whole genome shotgun sequence, one region includes:
- the LOC123071389 gene encoding probable protein S-acyltransferase 16 gives MAGRPGYVTLPIISVFAAIGYVYYTAVFLAIPAWLGLATAAGVANVAAYTALALACVAAYGLVVTRDPGRVPPAFVPDVEDAETPLHEIKRKGGDLRYCQKCSHYKPPRAHHCRVCKRCILKMDHHCIWINNCVGHENYKIFLVFVLYAATASFYSLALMIGGAVHSVPKDEQSGIDSPRKSLVICGVFVCVMTLALSILLVWHVYLILHNKTTIEYHEGVRAMWLAEKAGNLYHHPYDLGVYHNIVSVLGPNMLCWFCPVSRNIGNGVRFRTSYDIPLSTLPSKAEKHLAMS, from the exons ATGGCGGGGCGGCCGGGCTACGTCACGCTGCCGATAATCTCGGTGTTCGCCGCGATCGGGTACGTCTACTACACCGCGGTGTTCCTCGCGATCCCCGCGTGGCTGGGGCTCGCCACGGCCGCGGGGGTTGCCAACGTCGCGGCCTACACCGCGCTCGCGCTCGCCTGCGTCGCCGCCTACGGCCTCGTCGTCACGCGCGACCCGGGCCGCGTGCCGCCCGCCTTCGTGCCCGACGTAGAGGACGCCGAGACTCCCCTCCATGAGATCAAGCGCAAG GGTGGTGATTTGAGATACTGCCAGAAGTGTTCTCATTATAAACCTCCTCGCGCGCATCATTGTCGTGTCTGCAAGAGATGTATTCTGAAAATG GACCACCACTGTATTTGGATTAACAATTGCGTTGGGCATGAGAATTACAAAATTTTCCTCGTATTTGTGCTGTACGCTGCAACCGCAAGCTTCTATTCTTTG GCTCTGATGATTGGAGGCGCAGTGCATAGTGTGCCTAAAGATGAACAATCAGGAATTGATTCTCCAAGAAAATCGTTA GTTATTTGTGGTGTCTTTGTGTGTGTAATGACTTTGGCATTGTCTATCCTCTTGGTCTGGCATGTTTACCTCATCTTGCATAATAAAACTACTATTGAG TACCATGAAGGAGTTAGGGCAATGTGGTTGGCAGAAAAGGCTGGAAATCTTTACCATCATCCATATGATCTCGGTGTGTATCATAATATTGTTTCG GTCCTAGGCCCCAACATGCTATGCTGGTTCTGCCCTGTATCGAGGAACATAGGCAACGGCGTTCGTTTCCGCACATCATATGATATTCCGCTATCTACACTACCATccaaagcagaaaagcatctggcaATGTCTTGA